Proteins encoded in a region of the Streptomyces liliiviolaceus genome:
- the sfnG gene encoding dimethylsulfone monooxygenase SfnG, whose protein sequence is MPAENLSADPVRFAYWVPNVSGGLVTSTIEQRTDWGYDYNRELAVLAENNGFDYALSQVRYMASYGAEFQHESTSFSLALLLATQRLKVIAAVHPGLWHPGVLAKLGATADHLSNGRFAVNVVSGWFKGEFTALGEPWLEHDERYRRSEEFIEALRRIWTEDHTELAGDFYRLRDFSLKPKPLNTPERPHPEIFQGGNSSAARAMAGRVSDWYFSNGKDFDGVVEQLADVRASAAQVGRTPPKFGLNGFLIARDTEAEARETLREIVAHADREAVEGFGAAVKQAGQSTGDGKGMWQDSSFEDLVQYNDGFRTGLIGTPEQIAERIVAYKRLGVDLLLLGFLHYHEEVEYFGRRVLPLVRELEAQLPDTRAASAPAHV, encoded by the coding sequence ATGCCTGCCGAGAACCTTTCCGCAGACCCCGTCCGTTTCGCCTACTGGGTCCCCAACGTCAGTGGCGGCCTGGTCACCAGCACCATCGAACAGCGCACCGACTGGGGCTACGACTACAACCGCGAACTCGCCGTCCTCGCCGAGAACAACGGCTTCGACTACGCCCTCAGCCAGGTCCGCTACATGGCCAGTTACGGCGCCGAGTTCCAGCACGAGTCGACCAGCTTCAGCCTCGCCCTGCTGCTCGCCACCCAGCGCCTGAAGGTGATCGCCGCGGTCCACCCGGGCCTGTGGCACCCGGGCGTCCTCGCCAAGCTCGGCGCCACCGCCGACCACCTGTCGAACGGCCGCTTCGCCGTGAACGTCGTGTCCGGCTGGTTCAAGGGCGAGTTCACCGCCCTCGGCGAACCCTGGCTTGAGCACGACGAGCGCTACCGCCGCTCCGAGGAGTTCATCGAGGCCCTGCGCCGGATCTGGACCGAGGACCACACCGAACTCGCCGGGGACTTCTACCGGTTGCGCGACTTCTCCCTCAAGCCCAAGCCCCTCAACACCCCCGAGCGCCCGCACCCGGAGATCTTCCAGGGCGGCAACTCCAGCGCCGCGCGCGCCATGGCGGGCCGGGTCTCCGACTGGTACTTCTCCAACGGCAAGGACTTCGACGGAGTCGTCGAACAGCTCGCGGACGTACGGGCCTCGGCGGCCCAGGTCGGCCGTACACCACCGAAGTTCGGCCTCAACGGCTTCCTCATCGCCCGCGACACCGAGGCCGAGGCCCGCGAGACCCTCCGCGAGATCGTCGCGCACGCCGACCGCGAGGCCGTCGAGGGCTTCGGCGCCGCGGTCAAGCAGGCCGGACAGTCCACCGGCGACGGCAAGGGCATGTGGCAGGACTCCTCCTTCGAGGACCTGGTCCAGTACAACGACGGCTTCCGTACGGGGCTCATCGGCACCCCGGAGCAGATCGCCGAGCGGATCGTCGCCTACAAGCGCCTCGGCGTCGACCTCCTCCTCCTGGGCTTCCTCCACTACCACGAGGAGGTCGAGTACTTCGGCCGCCGCGTCCTGCCCCTCGTCCGCGAACTGGAGGCC
- a CDS encoding putative leader peptide translates to MMMRLDLTRRRHVDLARVSSAACCSVA, encoded by the coding sequence ATGATGATGCGACTGGACCTCACGCGGCGACGCCATGTCGACCTCGCGCGTGTCTCCAGTGCCGCCTGTTGCTCCGTGGCCTGA
- a CDS encoding LysR family transcriptional regulator translates to MRIEQLEYITAVTRLGSLRRAAEELHLSQPALSETVRNLERELGVDLLERKRSGAKMSAEGRELLPHIITVLEAVDRLRGAAGEQHRISRMVRVGTVNAATVPLLFPAVSEFRASHPGTQVEVVGAQQSDIHRTLLEGGFDLGLVNHLEGDDVAADFEYTELLWGRPVVCVRPDSPLASLSVVSVSDLLAQPLIAMRSGYVMNRFVHRLLGDREPSFSYSTDGAEMGKLMVAEGLGATVLPDFSVIDDPLTRQGAITCRPLAGDSTRVLLMLQRRRADSVPRAAHDLHEVFVRRAAALGGTMTRAT, encoded by the coding sequence GTGCGAATAGAGCAGCTGGAATACATCACGGCGGTCACCCGGCTCGGCTCTCTGCGCCGGGCCGCCGAGGAACTCCACCTCTCGCAGCCCGCGCTGAGCGAGACCGTCCGCAATCTTGAGCGGGAACTGGGGGTCGACCTCCTGGAACGGAAACGCTCCGGGGCGAAGATGAGCGCGGAGGGGCGGGAGCTGCTGCCCCACATCATCACGGTGCTGGAGGCGGTGGACCGGCTGCGGGGCGCGGCGGGCGAGCAGCACCGCATCAGCCGCATGGTGCGCGTCGGCACGGTGAACGCGGCGACGGTCCCGCTCCTCTTCCCGGCCGTGAGCGAGTTCAGGGCCTCGCATCCGGGAACGCAGGTGGAGGTGGTCGGCGCCCAGCAGTCCGACATCCACCGGACCCTGCTGGAGGGCGGCTTCGACCTGGGTCTGGTGAACCACCTGGAGGGCGACGACGTGGCCGCCGACTTCGAGTACACGGAACTGCTGTGGGGGCGGCCGGTGGTGTGCGTCCGGCCCGACAGCCCGCTGGCTTCCCTGTCCGTGGTGAGCGTGTCGGACCTGCTCGCACAGCCGCTCATCGCGATGCGCTCCGGCTATGTGATGAACCGGTTCGTGCACCGGCTCCTGGGCGACCGCGAGCCGTCCTTCTCCTACTCCACGGACGGCGCGGAGATGGGCAAGCTGATGGTCGCGGAGGGGCTGGGTGCCACCGTGCTGCCCGACTTCAGCGTGATCGACGATCCGCTGACCCGACAGGGAGCGATCACCTGCCGCCCGCTGGCCGGCGACTCGACGCGGGTGCTGCTGATGCTCCAGCGGCGCAGGGCGGACTCGGTGCCGCGGGCCGCGCACGATCTGCACGAGGTGTTCGTGCGCCGGGCGGCGGCGCTCGGCGGAACGATGACCCGGGCCACCTGA
- a CDS encoding SDR family oxidoreductase — protein sequence MSGDDAGAGLRCLVTGATGYIGGRLVPELLAEGHRVRCVARSPGALRDHPWAGDVEVVRGDVTDADSVTAAMRDIDVAYYLVHALGTGKGFEETDRRAARIFGEQARAAGVRRIVYLGGLTPVGVPDSELSPHLRSRAEVGRVLLDSGVPTTVLRAAVIIGSGSASFEMLRYLTERLPVMVTPNWVHTRIQPIAVRDVLRTLVGSARMPDDVSRAFDIGGPEILTYRQMMVRYAALAGLPRRLIVPVPVLTPRLSSHWVGLVTPVPRSIARPLTESLRHEVVCHEHDIARYVPDPPGRPIPFDESVRLALQRIQDARVTTRWSSASLPGAPSDPLPTDPDWAGGSLYTDRRERVVDASPEALWRVIEGIGGDNGWYSFPLAWAARGLLDRLVGGVGLRRGRRDAARLRVGDSLDFWRVEEIEPGRLLRLRAEMRLPGLAWLEMYAETDDDGRVRYRQRALFHPHGLLGHAYWWSVSPFHAVVFGGMARNIARTAEKAGPRAASPSRAPAG from the coding sequence ATGAGCGGTGACGACGCCGGAGCCGGGCTGCGCTGCCTGGTGACGGGCGCGACGGGGTACATCGGGGGCCGTCTGGTCCCGGAGCTCCTCGCCGAGGGGCACCGGGTGCGCTGTGTGGCCCGCTCCCCCGGCGCGCTACGGGACCATCCGTGGGCCGGTGACGTCGAGGTGGTGCGCGGTGACGTCACGGACGCGGACTCGGTGACCGCCGCGATGCGGGACATCGATGTCGCGTACTACCTGGTGCACGCGCTGGGCACCGGCAAGGGCTTCGAGGAGACCGACCGCAGGGCGGCACGGATCTTCGGCGAGCAGGCCCGCGCGGCGGGCGTGCGCCGGATCGTCTATCTGGGCGGGCTCACCCCCGTCGGGGTGCCGGACAGTGAACTCTCGCCGCATCTGCGCTCCCGCGCCGAGGTCGGCCGCGTCCTCCTGGACTCCGGTGTCCCGACGACCGTGCTGCGGGCGGCCGTCATCATCGGTTCGGGCTCGGCCTCCTTCGAGATGCTGCGGTATCTCACCGAGCGGCTTCCGGTGATGGTCACGCCCAACTGGGTCCACACCCGGATCCAGCCGATCGCGGTGCGGGACGTCCTGCGCACGCTCGTGGGCAGCGCGCGGATGCCGGACGACGTCAGCAGGGCCTTCGACATCGGCGGCCCGGAGATCCTCACGTACCGGCAGATGATGGTGCGGTACGCGGCCCTGGCCGGACTCCCCAGGCGGCTCATCGTGCCCGTGCCCGTGCTGACGCCGAGGCTCTCCAGCCACTGGGTCGGCCTGGTCACGCCCGTGCCGCGGTCCATCGCGCGCCCGCTGACCGAGTCGCTGCGCCACGAGGTGGTCTGCCACGAGCACGACATCGCCCGGTACGTGCCCGACCCGCCGGGCCGGCCGATCCCCTTCGACGAGTCGGTGCGCCTGGCCCTGCAGCGCATCCAGGACGCCCGGGTCACCACCCGCTGGTCGTCCGCCTCGCTGCCCGGCGCCCCCAGCGACCCCCTGCCGACGGACCCCGACTGGGCGGGTGGCAGCCTGTACACGGACCGGCGCGAACGCGTCGTCGACGCCTCGCCCGAGGCGCTGTGGCGGGTGATCGAGGGCATCGGCGGCGACAACGGCTGGTACTCCTTCCCCCTCGCCTGGGCGGCGCGCGGGCTCCTCGACCGGCTGGTGGGCGGGGTGGGCCTGCGCCGGGGGCGGCGCGACGCGGCACGGCTGCGGGTCGGCGACTCGCTCGACTTCTGGCGCGTCGAGGAGATCGAACCGGGCCGGCTGCTGCGCCTGCGCGCCGAGATGCGGCTGCCGGGCCTGGCCTGGCTGGAGATGTACGCGGAGACCGACGACGACGGCCGCGTCCGCTACCGCCAGCGCGCCCTCTTCCATCCGCACGGGCTGCTGGGCCACGCCTACTGGTGGAGCGTGTCGCCGTTCCACGCCGTCGTCTTCGGCGGCATGGCCCGCAACATCGCGCGCACCGCCGAGAAGGCGGGTCCCCGCGCGGCGTCGCCGTCGCGCGCACCCGCCGGCTGA
- a CDS encoding cryptochrome/photolyase family protein: protein MNVSVVLFTSDLRLHDHPPLRAALDGSRTVVPLFVRDRAVDRAGFAAPNRLAFLADCLRDLDAGLRERGGRLVYRSGDLVDEVCKVVTETDADEVHMAAGVSAHAHRREERLRAALESDGRRLHVHDEVVTALAPGAVTPASSDHFAVFTPYFRHWERYHQRQVLGAPRAVRVPEDVGSERLPTRGELSGLSEGLATGGEREGRKRLTAWLRSGIHSYVDGHDDLAGDATSRLSPHLHFGTLSAVEVAHRARKAGGPGADAFVRQLAWRDFHHQVLAARPASSTKDLRTRNDLWRSPDSAAQEIEDWKEGRTGYPVVDAAMRQLRHEGWMHNRGRLLTASFLAKTLYVDWRVGADHFLGLLVDGDIANNQLNWQWVAGTGTDSRPNRVLNPVVQGKRYDPEGAYVRRWVPELEGLAGSAVHEPWKLKGPERAAYDYPEPIVDLSEALARFKHARGRD, encoded by the coding sequence ATGAACGTCTCGGTCGTCCTGTTCACCTCCGACCTTCGGCTGCACGACCATCCGCCGCTGCGCGCGGCGCTCGACGGCTCGCGCACGGTGGTGCCGCTCTTCGTGCGCGACCGGGCCGTCGACAGGGCCGGTTTCGCCGCCCCCAACCGGCTGGCGTTCCTCGCCGACTGTCTGCGGGACCTGGACGCGGGTCTGCGCGAGCGCGGCGGCCGGCTCGTGTACCGCTCGGGCGATCTCGTCGACGAGGTCTGCAAGGTGGTCACCGAGACCGACGCCGACGAGGTGCACATGGCGGCCGGGGTCTCCGCCCACGCCCACCGGCGCGAGGAACGGCTGCGGGCCGCGCTGGAGAGCGACGGGCGCCGGCTGCACGTCCACGACGAGGTGGTCACCGCGCTGGCCCCGGGCGCGGTCACACCGGCGTCCTCGGACCACTTCGCCGTGTTCACCCCGTACTTCCGGCACTGGGAGCGGTACCACCAGCGTCAGGTGCTCGGCGCGCCGCGCGCGGTGCGCGTACCGGAGGACGTCGGTTCGGAGCGGCTGCCCACGCGCGGGGAGCTGTCCGGCCTGTCCGAGGGGCTCGCCACGGGCGGCGAGCGGGAGGGCAGGAAACGGCTCACGGCCTGGCTCCGCAGCGGGATTCACTCGTACGTGGACGGCCACGACGATCTCGCCGGGGACGCCACCTCGCGCCTGTCCCCGCACCTCCACTTCGGCACGCTGTCCGCCGTGGAGGTCGCCCACCGGGCCCGTAAGGCGGGCGGTCCGGGCGCCGACGCGTTCGTACGGCAGCTCGCGTGGCGGGACTTCCACCACCAGGTGCTCGCCGCGCGGCCCGCCTCCTCCACCAAGGACCTCCGCACCCGCAACGACCTGTGGCGCTCACCCGACTCGGCCGCCCAGGAGATCGAGGACTGGAAGGAGGGGCGGACCGGCTATCCCGTCGTCGACGCGGCCATGCGGCAGCTGCGGCACGAGGGCTGGATGCACAACCGCGGACGCCTGCTGACCGCGAGTTTCCTCGCCAAGACGCTGTACGTCGACTGGCGGGTGGGCGCCGACCACTTCCTCGGCCTTCTCGTCGACGGCGACATCGCCAACAACCAGCTCAACTGGCAGTGGGTGGCGGGGACGGGCACCGACAGCCGCCCCAACCGGGTCCTCAACCCCGTCGTCCAGGGCAAGCGGTACGACCCCGAGGGCGCGTACGTACGACGCTGGGTGCCCGAACTCGAAGGACTCGCCGGGTCCGCCGTGCACGAGCCGTGGAAGCTCAAGGGGCCCGAACGGGCCGCCTACGACTACCCGGAGCCCATCGTCGACCTCTCCGAGGCGCTGGCGCGCTTCAAGCACGCCCGCGGGCGCGACTGA
- a CDS encoding MerR family transcriptional regulator has translation MDEPTGDPGPPEPDTKETAAGGTGMTTGGLARRLGVSPTTLRSWDRRYGLGPAVRADGRHRRWTPQDVAVLEAMCRLTSAGVPPAEAARAAREAAAGTVTHERRAAPEVQNPPRPPAPQVASSAALPADDRPSGSGRRGQAAATLPLGDVRQECRGLARSAVRLDAPAVDSQLTSAVQRYGLAVAWEEVMVPTLHAVGRKWASSGDRYVEVEHMLSWHISTVLRRVTPVSRTGVPDSAPGPVVLACVPGEQHTLPLEALNAGLTEHGMPTRMFGAAVPAEALTAAVRRLGPAAVVLWAQARSTASLPLARHVAATQWGVRGARRHPMVVLGGPGWAGRSAQGMLRPPSLNEALSVLKARYESGVPVG, from the coding sequence ATGGATGAGCCGACGGGGGATCCGGGTCCCCCTGAGCCCGATACGAAGGAGACCGCGGCGGGCGGTACGGGGATGACGACCGGGGGCCTCGCACGCCGCCTCGGGGTGTCGCCGACCACGCTGCGCTCCTGGGACCGCCGCTACGGACTGGGTCCCGCGGTCCGCGCCGACGGACGGCACCGCCGCTGGACACCCCAGGACGTGGCGGTGTTGGAGGCGATGTGCCGGCTCACCTCGGCGGGGGTCCCGCCCGCAGAGGCGGCACGCGCCGCCCGGGAGGCAGCCGCCGGGACGGTGACCCACGAGCGCCGGGCGGCCCCGGAAGTGCAGAACCCGCCGCGCCCGCCCGCGCCCCAGGTCGCGTCCTCGGCGGCGCTCCCGGCCGACGACCGGCCGTCCGGGAGCGGCCGTCGCGGGCAGGCGGCGGCCACCCTGCCCCTCGGCGACGTGCGCCAGGAGTGCCGCGGACTGGCCAGGTCGGCCGTACGCCTCGACGCCCCCGCCGTGGACAGCCAGCTGACCTCGGCCGTCCAGCGGTACGGTCTCGCCGTCGCCTGGGAGGAGGTGATGGTGCCGACCCTGCACGCCGTCGGCCGCAAATGGGCGTCGTCCGGCGACCGCTACGTCGAGGTCGAACACATGCTGTCCTGGCACATCTCCACCGTGCTCCGCCGGGTCACACCGGTCTCGCGCACGGGCGTACCGGACAGCGCGCCGGGGCCCGTGGTCCTGGCCTGCGTACCCGGTGAGCAGCACACCCTGCCCCTGGAGGCGCTCAACGCCGGGCTCACGGAACACGGCATGCCCACCAGGATGTTCGGCGCCGCGGTGCCGGCGGAAGCACTCACCGCGGCGGTCCGCCGCCTCGGGCCCGCGGCCGTCGTCCTGTGGGCCCAGGCCCGATCCACGGCGAGCCTTCCCCTGGCCCGGCACGTCGCCGCCACGCAGTGGGGCGTGCGAGGCGCGCGCAGGCATCCGATGGTCGTGCTCGGCGGCCCCGGCTGGGCCGGCCGCTCGGCCCAGGGCATGCTGCGCCCGCCGAGCCTGAACGAGGCACTGTCCGTCCTCAAGGCCCGCTACGAGAGCGGCGTGCCGGTGGGCTGA
- a CDS encoding sigma-70 family RNA polymerase sigma factor, whose product MTGQSMPAQLSAPRRVLLEEPLSDEEVARGLVRGDESCLAAAHDRWSPLVHTLARRALGDEREAEDVTQQVFLGMWRGRHGYRPERGAIAGWIVGITKRKIADALAARTRRAELVASAGAVLVLADPVAERPEAVLDRVLVGREMAKLPTSQQRVLRLAFYEDLTQTQIARRTGLPLGTVKSHARRGLHQLKHGLRREASG is encoded by the coding sequence ATGACCGGACAATCGATGCCCGCACAGCTGTCCGCGCCCCGGCGGGTGCTGCTGGAGGAACCGCTCAGCGACGAGGAGGTGGCCCGGGGGCTGGTGCGCGGCGACGAGTCCTGTCTCGCCGCCGCCCATGACCGGTGGTCGCCCCTGGTGCACACGCTCGCCCGGCGGGCGCTGGGTGACGAGAGGGAGGCCGAGGACGTCACGCAGCAGGTGTTCCTGGGCATGTGGCGCGGCCGCCACGGCTACCGGCCCGAGCGGGGCGCGATCGCCGGCTGGATCGTCGGCATCACCAAGCGCAAGATCGCCGACGCCCTCGCGGCCCGGACGCGCCGCGCCGAGCTGGTCGCTTCGGCGGGGGCCGTCCTGGTGCTCGCCGATCCGGTGGCGGAGCGGCCCGAGGCGGTGCTCGACCGGGTGCTGGTGGGACGGGAGATGGCCAAGTTGCCCACCTCCCAGCAGCGGGTCCTGCGCCTCGCCTTCTACGAGGACCTCACCCAGACCCAGATCGCCCGGCGCACCGGTCTGCCGCTGGGGACCGTCAAGAGCCATGCCCGCCGTGGGCTGCATCAGCTGAAGCACGGACTGCGCCGCGAAGCGAGCGGCTGA
- a CDS encoding sigma-70 family RNA polymerase sigma factor — protein sequence MKEAVHIGKNPSAEPDLQELMGSVALGDQQAFAGLYDVVAGPVIGVVRGVLRDQAQSEEVAQEVLVEVWRSAARYRRERGSVINWVLTLAHQRAVDRVRSVEASAAREHRAALLDHAPEYDEVTEQVEARLEREQVRRCLRTLTELQRQSVTLAYYRGMTYREVAESLALPLGTVKTRLRDGLIRLRDCLGVTA from the coding sequence GTGAAAGAAGCCGTGCACATCGGCAAGAACCCCTCGGCGGAGCCGGATCTGCAGGAGCTGATGGGCAGTGTCGCCCTCGGTGACCAGCAGGCCTTCGCCGGGCTCTACGACGTCGTGGCGGGTCCCGTCATCGGCGTCGTGCGCGGCGTGCTGCGCGATCAGGCCCAGTCGGAGGAAGTGGCCCAGGAAGTACTCGTCGAGGTGTGGCGGTCCGCCGCCCGCTACCGGCGCGAACGCGGTTCGGTCATCAACTGGGTGCTCACGCTCGCCCATCAGCGTGCCGTCGACCGGGTCCGCTCGGTCGAGGCTTCCGCCGCACGTGAGCACAGGGCGGCCCTGCTCGACCACGCCCCCGAGTACGACGAGGTGACGGAACAGGTGGAAGCCCGGCTGGAACGCGAACAGGTCCGACGCTGTCTGCGCACACTGACGGAACTGCAGCGTCAGTCGGTGACGCTCGCGTACTACCGCGGTATGACCTACCGCGAGGTGGCCGAGTCGCTGGCCCTGCCGCTCGGCACGGTCAAGACCCGGCTGCGCGACGGCCTGATCCGCCTGCGTGACTGCCTGGGGGTGACCGCATGA
- a CDS encoding anti-sigma factor, which translates to MSTVDLHTLTGAYALHALSDDERSEFERHAADCEACTQEALELSETAARLGLAVSAASPAALKSKVMRRITTVRQDSPRVVPLTRPPGGGVRARRLSRWALAACAAGVAAFGGTTVWQYDRAQDANEQARQSEQRTDAIASVLAASDARTSSAELADGARGTVVVSKSRDEAVFIASGMAAPPSGKVYQLWFNDDGTMRSAGLMDSHRTAEAVLLEGDVDNASGMGITVEPAGGSAEPTSDPVALMKFPA; encoded by the coding sequence ATGAGCACGGTCGACCTGCACACACTGACGGGCGCGTACGCCCTGCACGCGCTCTCCGACGACGAGCGGAGCGAGTTCGAACGGCACGCCGCGGACTGCGAGGCCTGCACGCAGGAGGCCCTCGAACTGAGCGAGACCGCGGCCAGGCTCGGTCTGGCGGTCTCCGCCGCCTCGCCCGCCGCTCTCAAGAGCAAGGTCATGCGGCGGATCACGACGGTCCGCCAGGACAGCCCGCGCGTGGTGCCGCTGACGCGGCCCCCGGGCGGTGGCGTCCGGGCCCGCCGGCTCTCCCGGTGGGCGCTCGCCGCCTGTGCGGCCGGGGTGGCCGCGTTCGGCGGCACGACCGTGTGGCAGTACGACCGGGCGCAGGACGCGAACGAGCAGGCACGGCAGTCGGAGCAACGTACGGACGCGATCGCGTCGGTGCTGGCCGCCTCCGACGCCAGGACGAGCAGCGCCGAACTGGCGGACGGGGCCCGCGGCACGGTCGTGGTCTCCAAGAGCCGTGACGAGGCGGTCTTCATCGCCTCGGGCATGGCGGCCCCGCCGAGCGGCAAGGTCTATCAGCTGTGGTTCAACGACGACGGCACCATGCGGTCCGCCGGGTTGATGGACTCGCACCGGACGGCCGAGGCGGTCCTCCTGGAGGGGGACGTGGACAACGCGTCCGGCATGGGCATCACCGTCGAACCGGCCGGCGGCTCGGCCGAACCGACCTCGGATCCCGTCGCCCTCATGAAGTTCCCCGCCTGA
- a CDS encoding DUF1295 domain-containing protein — MNGFPWAAFAQNLAFAAGAALTVMLVTFAVAVRKGMHRVVDVAWGLGFTAVALVSYLASAGEGDDGRRLLVTVLTAVWGLRLAAHIAWRGRGHGEDPRYDAMLAKAPGNRDLYALRMVYLLQGALVWLVSLPVQAAQYVSGSLSGFVWAGVALWALGMFFETVGDFQLARFKADPANRGKIMDRGLWSWTRHPNYFGDFCVWWGLFLLACDSGVAAAVGVVSPLVMSFLLMNGSGKPMLERHMSERPGFAEYRARTSGFFPRPPKKLG; from the coding sequence ATGAACGGGTTCCCCTGGGCGGCCTTCGCCCAGAACCTCGCCTTCGCGGCCGGCGCCGCGCTGACCGTCATGCTCGTCACGTTCGCCGTCGCCGTCCGCAAGGGCATGCACCGCGTGGTGGACGTGGCCTGGGGGCTCGGCTTCACCGCCGTCGCCCTCGTGTCGTACCTCGCGTCCGCCGGTGAGGGGGACGACGGGCGACGCCTCCTGGTCACCGTACTGACCGCGGTGTGGGGGCTGCGCCTCGCCGCGCACATCGCCTGGCGCGGCCGGGGCCACGGCGAGGATCCGCGCTACGACGCGATGCTCGCCAAGGCCCCCGGCAACCGCGACCTCTACGCGCTGCGCATGGTCTACCTGCTGCAGGGCGCCCTGGTATGGCTGGTGTCCCTGCCGGTCCAGGCCGCGCAGTACGTGTCCGGCTCCCTGAGCGGATTCGTGTGGGCCGGGGTCGCGCTGTGGGCGCTCGGGATGTTCTTCGAGACGGTCGGCGACTTCCAGCTCGCCCGCTTCAAGGCCGATCCCGCGAACCGGGGAAAGATCATGGACCGCGGTCTGTGGAGCTGGACCCGGCACCCCAACTACTTCGGTGACTTCTGCGTGTGGTGGGGCCTGTTTCTGCTGGCCTGCGACTCGGGCGTGGCCGCCGCGGTGGGCGTCGTGTCCCCTCTCGTCATGAGCTTCCTGCTCATGAACGGCAGCGGGAAGCCCATGCTGGAGCGGCACATGTCCGAACGTCCTGGATTCGCCGAGTACCGGGCGAGGACCAGCGGCTTCTTCCCGCGCCCCCCGAAGAAGCTCGGCTGA
- a CDS encoding SAM-dependent methyltransferase, producing the protein MSTARPARPGAAHRLAALAEDALGGRLPVRLRAWDGSETGPAGAPVVVVRSRRALRRLLWQPGELGLAQAYVTGELDVEGDLGQGLRTMWGAVRERGVHAPRFTPADRVRAAGTALRLGAVGPRPATPASQARLRGGLHSKARDRAAISHHYDLSNDFYRLLLDETMAYSCGYWAGDDPEFTDADAQRAKLELICRKLDLVPGARLLDIGCGWGSLTLYAAEQHKAQVTAVTLAREQAAYIREQVRERGLEDQVDVVCQDYRDITGGDYDAVATVEMGEHVGDAEYPAFAAALHRMVRPRGRVLVQQMSRGSNAPGGGEFIEAYIAPDMHMRPMGQTVGLLEDAGLEVRSVEAMREHYVRTIEGWHRTLEDNWDAFVRLVGEETARVWRLYMVGSALAFEEGRMGVDQILSTRPAPGGDSGMPPSQRSWYAALDAR; encoded by the coding sequence ATGAGTACCGCCCGCCCCGCCCGACCCGGGGCCGCCCACCGGCTCGCCGCGCTGGCCGAGGACGCGCTCGGCGGCCGTCTCCCGGTCCGGCTGCGCGCCTGGGACGGCAGCGAGACCGGCCCCGCCGGCGCCCCCGTCGTCGTCGTACGCTCCCGGCGCGCCCTGCGCCGGCTGCTGTGGCAGCCCGGCGAACTGGGCCTGGCCCAGGCCTACGTCACCGGCGAACTCGACGTCGAGGGCGACCTCGGCCAGGGGCTGCGGACCATGTGGGGAGCCGTCCGCGAACGGGGCGTGCACGCGCCCCGGTTCACCCCGGCCGACCGCGTCAGGGCGGCCGGGACCGCCCTGCGGCTGGGAGCCGTCGGCCCGCGCCCCGCCACCCCCGCCTCCCAGGCACGCCTGCGGGGCGGACTGCACAGCAAGGCCCGCGACCGCGCCGCCATCAGCCACCACTACGACCTGTCGAACGACTTCTACCGGCTGCTCCTCGACGAGACCATGGCGTACTCGTGCGGCTACTGGGCCGGCGACGATCCCGAGTTCACCGACGCCGACGCCCAGCGGGCCAAGCTGGAACTGATCTGCCGCAAGCTCGATCTCGTCCCGGGCGCCCGGCTGCTCGACATCGGCTGCGGCTGGGGCTCCCTCACCCTGTACGCCGCCGAACAGCACAAGGCGCAGGTCACCGCCGTCACCCTGGCCCGCGAACAGGCCGCGTACATCCGGGAGCAGGTCCGCGAGCGCGGTCTGGAGGACCAGGTCGACGTGGTGTGCCAGGACTACCGCGACATCACGGGCGGCGACTACGACGCGGTCGCCACGGTCGAGATGGGCGAGCACGTGGGGGACGCCGAGTACCCGGCGTTCGCCGCCGCCCTGCACCGCATGGTGCGACCGCGCGGCCGAGTCCTCGTCCAGCAGATGTCGCGGGGCAGCAACGCCCCGGGCGGCGGCGAGTTCATCGAGGCGTACATCGCGCCCGACATGCACATGCGGCCCATGGGGCAGACGGTCGGCCTGCTGGAGGACGCCGGACTCGAAGTACGGTCCGTGGAGGCGATGCGCGAGCACTACGTCCGCACCATCGAGGGCTGGCACCGCACCCTTGAGGACAACTGGGACGCGTTCGTGCGCCTCGTCGGCGAGGAGACCGCCCGGGTGTGGCGGCTGTACATGGTCGGCTCCGCCCTCGCGTTCGAGGAGGGACGCATGGGCGTCGACCAGATCCTCAGCACCCGTCCCGCGCCGGGCGGGGACAGCGGAATGCCGCCCTCGCAGCGCTCCTGGTACGCGGCCCTGGACGCACGATGA